In one Modestobacter sp. L9-4 genomic region, the following are encoded:
- a CDS encoding VWA domain-containing protein, giving the protein MVTSVLGFARTLRHAGVAASPDRVAAMLDAVAHLDVLDPAAVYWAGRLTLCGSPDDLDRYDAAFPAWFGGVVPRARPAVPAARPRVLRSAPLDTGAGTPDGEEPDDLATRASGAEALRHRDVGELTAAERTQLRRLFALLAPAAPMRPSRRRRPAPHGPVHVGRTVRAALRDGGEVTRLVRHRARPRPRRVVLLVDVSGSMTPYADALLRFAHAAVRARPSTTEVFTIGTRLTRVTRELRLRDPDRALAASGQAIPDWSGGTRIGEVLKAFLDRWGQRGTARGAVVVVCSDGWERGGAELLGEQMARLRRLAHAVVWVNPHKGRPGYEPLAAGMVAALPSVDAFVSGHSMAAFEELVGVIERVPAPPARPRRAPGHLLQDDREGTPSPARHRRGAVG; this is encoded by the coding sequence GTGGTCACGAGCGTGCTCGGGTTCGCCCGCACGCTGCGGCACGCGGGGGTCGCGGCCTCCCCCGACCGGGTGGCGGCGATGCTCGACGCCGTCGCGCACCTCGACGTGCTCGACCCGGCCGCCGTCTACTGGGCCGGCCGGCTGACCCTGTGCGGCAGCCCCGACGACCTGGACCGCTACGACGCCGCCTTCCCCGCCTGGTTCGGCGGCGTGGTCCCGCGTGCCCGCCCGGCCGTCCCGGCCGCGCGGCCGCGGGTGCTGCGCTCCGCGCCGCTGGACACCGGCGCGGGCACACCGGACGGCGAGGAGCCCGACGACCTCGCCACCCGGGCCAGCGGCGCGGAGGCGCTGCGCCACCGGGACGTCGGCGAGCTCACCGCCGCCGAGCGCACCCAGCTGCGGCGGCTGTTCGCCCTGCTCGCCCCGGCCGCCCCGATGCGGCCCTCCCGGCGCCGGCGACCGGCCCCGCACGGCCCGGTGCACGTCGGGCGGACCGTGCGCGCGGCCCTGCGCGACGGCGGGGAGGTCACCCGGCTGGTGCGCCACCGGGCCCGCCCGCGACCGCGCCGGGTGGTCCTGCTGGTCGACGTCTCCGGCTCGATGACCCCCTACGCCGACGCGCTGCTGCGGTTCGCGCACGCCGCCGTCCGGGCGCGGCCGTCCACCACCGAGGTGTTCACCATCGGCACCCGGCTGACCCGGGTCACCCGTGAGCTGCGGCTGCGCGACCCCGACCGGGCGCTGGCCGCCAGCGGGCAGGCGATCCCCGACTGGTCCGGCGGCACCCGGATCGGCGAGGTGCTGAAGGCGTTCCTGGACCGGTGGGGGCAGCGGGGCACCGCCCGCGGCGCGGTGGTCGTGGTGTGCAGCGACGGCTGGGAGCGGGGCGGGGCCGAGCTGCTGGGCGAGCAGATGGCCCGGCTGCGGCGGCTGGCCCACGCGGTCGTCTGGGTCAACCCGCACAAGGGGCGGCCCGGCTACGAGCCGCTCGCCGCCGGCATGGTCGCGGCACTGCCGAGCGTGGACGCCTTCGTGTCCGGGCACAGCATGGCCGCGTTCGAGGAGCTGGTCGGGGTGATCGAGCGGGTCCCGGCTCCGCCCGCCCGCCCGCGGCGGGCCCCCGGCCACCTGCTGCAGGATGACCGCGAGGGGACCCCGTCCCCCGCGCGGCACCGGAGAGGAGCAGTCGGATGA
- a CDS encoding XdhC/CoxI family protein → MRDVLEDLLAWWRAGETVGVGTVVDTWRSAPRPAGAAMLVGPGGTAVGSVSGGCVEGAVYEQATDVVGTGTPVLQRYGVSDDDAFAVGLTCGGVLDVFVEAVSQETFPELGDVAASVAAHEPVAVVTCVRGPAGRLGRRMVLWPDRRAGGFGEQHLDDAVADDARGMLAAGRTATLAYGVDGERRGDELTLFVASYAPPARMVVFGAIDFAAAVARVGSFLGHRVTVCDARPVFATTRRFPDADEVVVDWPHRYLQAEADAGRIDERTVLCVLTHDPKFDVPLLEVALRLPVAYVGAMGSRRTSDERLERLREAGLTETELSRLSSPIGLDLGARTPEETAVSIAAEIVAARWGGSGDRLTGGAGPVHRTADR, encoded by the coding sequence ATGAGGGACGTCCTCGAGGACCTCCTCGCCTGGTGGCGGGCCGGGGAGACCGTGGGGGTGGGCACCGTCGTGGATACGTGGCGCTCGGCCCCCCGGCCCGCCGGGGCCGCGATGCTGGTCGGTCCGGGCGGGACCGCGGTGGGCAGCGTGTCCGGCGGCTGCGTCGAGGGCGCGGTCTACGAGCAGGCGACCGACGTCGTCGGCACCGGGACGCCGGTCCTGCAGCGCTACGGCGTGAGCGACGACGACGCGTTCGCCGTGGGCCTGACCTGCGGCGGCGTCCTGGACGTGTTCGTGGAGGCCGTGTCGCAGGAGACCTTCCCCGAGCTCGGGGACGTGGCGGCCTCGGTCGCCGCGCACGAGCCGGTCGCCGTCGTCACCTGCGTCCGCGGCCCGGCCGGCCGGCTGGGCCGGCGGATGGTGCTGTGGCCCGACCGCCGCGCCGGCGGCTTCGGCGAGCAGCACCTGGACGACGCCGTCGCCGACGACGCGCGGGGCATGCTGGCCGCCGGCCGCACCGCCACGTTGGCCTACGGCGTCGACGGCGAGCGGCGCGGGGACGAGCTGACGCTGTTCGTCGCCTCCTACGCCCCGCCGGCCCGGATGGTCGTCTTCGGGGCCATCGACTTCGCCGCGGCCGTCGCCCGGGTGGGGTCCTTCCTCGGCCACCGGGTCACCGTGTGCGACGCCCGCCCGGTGTTCGCCACCACCCGCCGCTTCCCCGACGCCGACGAGGTGGTCGTGGACTGGCCGCACCGGTACCTGCAGGCCGAGGCCGACGCCGGGCGCATCGACGAGCGCACCGTGCTCTGCGTGCTCACCCACGACCCGAAGTTCGACGTCCCGCTGCTGGAGGTCGCACTGCGGCTGCCGGTGGCCTACGTCGGCGCGATGGGCTCCCGGCGGACGTCGGACGAGCGGCTGGAGCGGCTGCGGGAGGCGGGGCTGACCGAGACCGAGCTGTCCCGGCTGTCCTCACCGATCGGCCTGGACCTCGGCGCCCGCACACCGGAGGAGACGGCGGTCTCCATCGCCGCGGAGATCGTCGCCGCCCGCTGGGGCGGGTCCGGGGACCGGCTGACCGGCGGTGCCGGGCCCGTCCACCGCACCGCCGACAGGTGA